The Culex quinquefasciatus strain JHB chromosome 2, VPISU_Cqui_1.0_pri_paternal, whole genome shotgun sequence genome contains the following window.
GATTAACAAAAACAAGTCATGGATGCCACGGCAACACCTCCTGGACGTCATGAAATCTGCGAACTCGTCGATGGTAGCAAAAATCCCTCCATGGTCTTATCGCAGCGTAGTACAGAATCTCCATCAAGCTGACCACACTGGCACCCATCATCAGCCCGTACAGACCCCCGAAGCGAGCCAGCATATCGCCAAAACCAATCAGTTCCCGCCGTATCAACGGCAGCATCTGATTGTTCTTGAAGGTTACAGTCAGTGACGATGTAACGTACCTGAAAACGGGGATTCTGATATTGATATCATAAGATTACTGATTGAAAGCATACTCATCAGCCTCCGAGTAGTTGAATCCCAGCGCCCAAACGTAAGCTTCGTAGTTGAACGGTAGATGGGAGATTTCGACGTCGTACCGCACGGTCTTACATGTCGGAAGACACCCGCAAGCGTCCTGCCACTGCCCATCGTACCTGGCCTGCGAGTTGTAGGTATCAGCGTACACCGCCCGGTAGCAAGCGATCTCGTGGGCGTTACAGATTCGCGTGTTCGGACCACGAACCATAGCCAAGTGGACGCAGCCACAGACCTCAGCCGTCCGGTTCGCAACACATTCCGCTAGGCAATTGTTTTGATTGTACACTTTGAAGAATCGCAGGTACTTCTCGCCGGAGAAGTAACACTGACGGCTTGGGTACGGGTAGGAATTCAAGCTAGCAGCTACCACGGTCAACTCTGGTACCAGCACCAACGCAACGTACGCACTCATCGGTAGTCGGTAGTAGAAGTCGTTAACCATGGGAACCTCGTCGGGAGCATGAATCAACACCTTAAATCCATCCAGCAGACCCTCGCAAAATACTTCGTCGTCAGGTCTCCTACTTCCAAGATCCAGCAGCAGTCcaccctgaagaccccgacggAACGAACGGTACGG
Protein-coding sequences here:
- the LOC6039643 gene encoding pickpocket protein 28, with the protein product MSLRGLRDLWVEFCTGGTVYAMRYLVLAKLLLIERLWWLLCIGGSAAITLLTITSTYRKYHNNPLIISYASEFFPISAIPFPAVTLCPMAKTSVEELNLTEVFESVVLKKEPLSWDRLEKLNSLAHVCSELTDVFDFTEPLNDTSVETLIDMAPPSVNYFLHSYWSNSVLEPSEVLTDSLTDKGLCFTFNAIAAEDLYRVENLHSEYQYSKATRRSQNWSMEGGYGQGESYPYRSFRRGLQGGLLLDLGSRRPDDEVFCEGLLDGFKVLIHAPDEVPMVNDFYYRLPMSAYVALVLVPELTVVAASLNSYPYPSRQCYFSGEKYLRFFKVYNQNNCLAECVANRTAEVCGCVHLAMVRGPNTRICNAHEIACYRAVYADTYNSQARYDGQWQDACGCLPTCKTVRYDVEISHLPFNYEAYVWALGFNYSEADEYVTSSLTVTFKNNQMLPLIRRELIGFGDMLARFGGLYGLMMGASVVSLMEILYYAAIRPWRDFCYHRRVRRFHDVQEVLPWHP